The following proteins are encoded in a genomic region of bacterium:
- a CDS encoding HAD family phosphatase: protein MIKGVAFDMEGTVVNVEPAHHGAWIRAAEEIGVVLANPQEATQKIPNFIGGPDDAIIEQIFALQSEIRPTLVKDKGVFLNRKWQHYDTLIKTMDLRPRKGFCEVYGMLRCTGIPVTIGTAVDLDKGMVLLRRSGLDRLFSLQEIVMITDVSRTKPAPDCFLETARRMRIGPNTQLVFEDSPRGVKSGVAAGSVVIGMPTYDNPIVKQKLNDAGAREIYLNWEAIDIDQLLRKF, encoded by the coding sequence ATGATAAAAGGCGTAGCTTTCGATATGGAAGGTACTGTTGTTAACGTAGAGCCAGCTCACCATGGAGCATGGATTAGAGCCGCCGAAGAGATTGGGGTCGTACTAGCTAACCCGCAGGAAGCAACTCAAAAGATACCGAACTTCATCGGTGGACCAGATGATGCGATTATTGAACAGATCTTCGCACTCCAGTCCGAAATTCGGCCGACTCTCGTAAAGGACAAGGGGGTTTTTCTAAACAGAAAGTGGCAACATTATGACACCCTAATCAAAACAATGGACTTACGCCCCCGAAAAGGGTTCTGCGAAGTCTACGGTATGTTACGGTGCACAGGCATTCCAGTTACAATCGGAACCGCAGTTGATTTAGATAAGGGCATGGTCCTCCTTCGGCGATCGGGGCTTGACCGTCTCTTTTCCCTTCAGGAAATTGTCATGATAACTGACGTGTCTCGAACTAAACCTGCGCCAGACTGTTTTTTGGAAACAGCACGACGTATGAGGATAGGACCGAACACGCAACTGGTATTCGAGGATTCACCTCGCGGAGTAAAGTCTGGAGTGGCAGCGGGCTCCGTCGTAATCGGAATGCCAACCTACGACAACCCGATCGTAAAACAAAAACTCAATGATGCGGGCGCAAGAGAGATTTATCTCAATTGGGAGGCGATTGACATTGATCAGCTTCTACGCAAATTTTGA
- a CDS encoding nucleotidyltransferase family protein: protein MITQAVISCGGLGTRLRPLTDNIPKVMIPIKGKPLLEQHILQFKSHGVREFFFTLHYLPDVIKNYFGDGKAWGVKIHYFVEATPLGSAGGIKQFEKDLHDEFFFIYGDMFSLVDYGKMSMAWKQKPSSALGMQRMKKTSDYADADVAEIDADGKYIAIHTKPHTALYPKAYRMRGTFILRKKILSYIPPNTPYDLGHDLLPDIVNRGMGFYSYECEEYSKGIDTLEKLKEVESYLDQKHPLAL from the coding sequence ATGATCACTCAAGCGGTTATTTCTTGCGGAGGTTTGGGAACGAGGCTTAGGCCACTTACGGATAATATTCCCAAAGTGATGATTCCAATCAAAGGGAAACCGCTTTTGGAGCAGCACATTTTGCAATTTAAGAGCCACGGTGTGCGCGAGTTTTTTTTCACTTTGCATTATTTGCCCGATGTGATTAAAAATTATTTTGGCGACGGCAAAGCGTGGGGTGTGAAAATTCATTATTTTGTTGAAGCTACGCCATTAGGTTCTGCGGGTGGTATTAAGCAGTTTGAAAAAGATCTTCACGACGAATTCTTTTTTATTTATGGCGATATGTTTAGTTTGGTGGATTATGGAAAAATGAGCATGGCGTGGAAACAGAAACCCTCGTCGGCTTTAGGTATGCAACGAATGAAAAAGACAAGTGATTACGCTGATGCCGATGTGGCTGAAATTGATGCAGACGGCAAATATATTGCGATTCATACCAAACCGCACACAGCACTGTATCCAAAGGCCTATCGAATGCGGGGCACGTTTATCTTGCGAAAGAAAATTCTCTCATATATTCCTCCCAACACTCCATATGATTTAGGGCACGATCTCTTGCCGGACATTGTGAATCGAGGTATGGGATTTTACAGTTACGAGTGCGAAGAATACTCAAAAGGTATTGATACACTGGAGAAATTGAAGGAGGTGGAATCCTATCTTGATCAAAAACATCCTTTGGCTCTTTAA